In Castor canadensis chromosome 11, mCasCan1.hap1v2, whole genome shotgun sequence, a single genomic region encodes these proteins:
- the LOC109702238 gene encoding LOW QUALITY PROTEIN: transcription termination factor 2, mitochondrial-like (The sequence of the model RefSeq protein was modified relative to this genomic sequence to represent the inferred CDS: inserted 1 base in 1 codon) has translation MWWKLLMRPQPCRLCSFRRMQPTTKYKPFLASFTCTTNRQSSCENKETVEKLDKLSVDIRKIRRLKGWVLLEAETYVEEISNILQQLGADQTVIASILERCPEAIVCSPAAVDQERKLWQLVCKNEEELIRLIRQFPDCFFNVKDKENRKLNIRFFQELGLKNVVISRXLTTAPSIFHNPVETNKQMIRILQESYLNLGGSEANMKVWLLKLLSQNPFILLKSPAVIKEILECLQEQGFTNFEVLQLLSKLKGFLFQLCPRSIQDSVLFSKAVLECTADDLKQLVVICPVLLYYSVAVLEEQIPGLLKEGISIAQIKEAPMVLELTPQIVQYRIRKLNSLGYRIKDGQLASLSGTKKDFEANFGKMQATKGRPLFNPVEPLNVKE, from the exons ATGTGGTGGAAGCTGCTGATGAGACCCCAGCCCTGCAGGCTGTGTTCTTTCAGAAGGATGCAACCAACTACAAAATACAAACCTTTCTTAGCTAGCTTCACCTGCACAACCAATAGACAGTCAAGTTGTGAAAACAAAGAAACGGTGGAAAAGCTCGATAAACTTTCAGTGGACATCAGGAAAATCCGTAGATTAAAAGGATGGGTACTGCTGGAGGCTGAGACCTATGTTGaagaaatttcaaacattttacaACAACTAGGTGCTGACCAGACAGTGATAGCCAGTATTTTGGAACGCTGTCCGGAAGCAATTGTCTGTAGCCCAGCTGCTGTTGACCAGGAAAGAAAACTCTGGCAGTTGGTCTGCAAAAATGAGGAAGAGTTAATCAGGTTAATAAGGCAGTTTCCAGATTGTTTCTTCAATGTTAAGGACAAGGAAAACCGGAAGCTCAACATTCGTTTCTTTCAAGAGCTGGGACTAAAGAATGTGGTCATTAGCA TTTTGACAACTGCACCTAGTATTTTTCATAATCCTGTTGAGACTAATAAGCAAATGATAAGAATTCTCCAAGAGAGCTACCTAAATTTAGGTGGCTCTGAGGCCAACATGAAAGTTTGGCTACTCAAATTATTAAGCCAaaatccatttattttgttgaaatcTCCTGCAGTTATAAAGGAAATACTAGAATGTCTCCAGGAGCAAGGTTTCACAAACTTTGAAGTTCTTCAACTTCTGTCCAAACTCaaaggatttctttttcagctttGCCCCAGAAGTATACAGGacagtgttttgttttctaaggCTGTTTTGGAATGCACAGCTGATGACCTGAAGCAATTAGTTGTGATCTGTCCTGTGCTTTTATATTATTCTGTTGCAGTTTTAGAAGAGCAGATTCCGGGACTATTGAAAGAAGGAATTTCCATAGCTCAGATAAAAGAGGCACCAATGGTTCTGGAATTAACACCACAGATAGTTCAGTACAGGATAAGGAAATTGAATTCCTTGGGCTATAGAATAAAGGATGGACAACTGGCAAGTCTGTCTGGAACAAAAAAGGATTTTGAGGCTAACTTTGGCAAAATGCAAGCCACAAAAGGAAGGCCATTATTTAACCCTGTGGAACCATTAAATGTTAAAGAGTGA